Proteins from a genomic interval of Fervidobacterium gondwanense DSM 13020:
- a CDS encoding 2-oxoacid:acceptor oxidoreductase family protein, producing MPANIFEIRWHGRAGQGAKSASQMLAEAALDMGKYVQAFPEYGAERTGAPMKAFNRISDEPILLHSSVEKPHLVVVIDDTLLGNPDILSGTTEETILIVNTVKSVEWVRKKSGFNGKVCVVRATDIAVEELGRGTPNTVMLGAIAKVTGVIELKYVEDKIRDMFLKKFGEEVVQKNIKALHRGYEEVTCSA from the coding sequence GTGCCAGCAAACATATTTGAGATCAGATGGCATGGAAGAGCTGGACAAGGTGCAAAGAGTGCATCTCAGATGTTAGCAGAAGCCGCTCTTGACATGGGCAAGTACGTTCAAGCATTCCCAGAGTACGGTGCGGAGAGAACAGGTGCACCGATGAAAGCCTTCAACAGAATCTCTGACGAACCAATCCTTCTCCACTCATCAGTCGAAAAGCCACACCTTGTAGTCGTTATCGATGACACACTTCTTGGTAACCCCGATATACTTTCCGGAACAACAGAAGAGACGATACTCATAGTCAACACTGTTAAATCAGTGGAATGGGTAAGGAAAAAGTCGGGATTCAACGGCAAGGTATGCGTTGTGAGAGCAACGGACATTGCTGTCGAAGAACTCGGCAGGGGAACGCCAAACACGGTTATGCTTGGTGCGATAGCAAAAGTTACAGGAGTTATAGAATTGAAGTACGTTGAAGATAAGATAAGAGACATGTTCCTCAAAAAGTTCGGTGAAGAGGTTGTTCAGAAGAACATAAAGGCACTTCACAGAGGATACGAGGAGGTGACCTGCAGTGCCTGA